Proteins co-encoded in one Arachis stenosperma cultivar V10309 chromosome 7, arast.V10309.gnm1.PFL2, whole genome shotgun sequence genomic window:
- the LOC130941625 gene encoding uncharacterized protein LOC130941625 — translation MASSMTVRIDNPSSSVRSSNPYHRFLIPEMGTYFDTVRRNSVRLSATIADVSRSEIEGKHDTDTYRALMDMLTSAADNLTMTDKVTNLWQEIYYKPFDYTGRETIQLRSSDREVLEIDKSLAKSGSGVLKDAIELLPDTHEVATNVVSAEVLKEVILFLEKKRDFQQALKVDNKVVDGYKSWSKYFINRNADILPELYKAAKDLRISSLLALTNKRAAKKLLIPTKELKGPNDCLNRQMFHYFICVASDKTHRETILTELDNIRDDSTRGSDMVVACKELRQWLTKVGNSAKPLYEDFESLMESHPFQELCLSLYQNIPPEKDHICLRSCDGSELKMDKSLATAESRFLQDRIDSNPDLHEVEVPVDRDILSQVIDFCKKKWDFSGALVSHFKRWATFFLERNRNILSNLNVAADYLFIPSLLELTTNALANSVQTKLHPTAVWTTILLKDYLTSHHPMYLC, via the exons ATGGCGTCCTCCATGACTGTACGCATTGATAATCCGTCCTCTTCTGTACGGAGTAGTAATCCATACCACAGATTCTTGATCCCAGAGATGGGAACCTATTTCGATACTGTGCGCAGAAACAGTGTCCGCCTCAGTGCCACTATTGCTGACGTGTCCCGCTCTGAGATAGAGGGAAAACATGACACAGATACTTATAGAGCCTTGATGGATATGTTGACAAGTGCCGCTGACAACTTGACTATGACTGATAAAGTGACGAACCTCTGGCAGGAAATTTACTATAAGCCCTTCGATTATACTGGGAGAGAGACTATTCAACTAAGAAGCTCCGACAGGGAGGTGCTGGAGATTGACAAGAGTCTTGCTAAATCAGGATCTGGGGTTTTGAAGGACGCCATTGAGTTACTCCCTGACACGCATGAAGTGGCTACTAATGTCGTCTCCGCCGAGGTGCTCAAAGAGGTCATCCTCTTCTTGGAGAAGAAACGTGATTTCCAGCAGGCCCTCAAAGTCGACAACAAAGTTGTTGACGGGTATAAGTCCTGGTCCAAATACTTCATCAACCGCAACGCTGACATTCTACCCGAATTGTATAAG GCTGCAAAAGATCTCCGTATCTCAAGCTTGTTGGCTTTGACAAATAAGAGGGCTGCTAAAAAACTCCTGATCCCAACCAAGGAGCTGAAGGGCCCCAATGACTGTTTGAACCGACAAATGTTCCATTATTTTATCTGTGTGGCTAGTGACAAGACACACAGAGAGACCATTCTGACTGAATTGGACAATATCCGTGATGACTCAACTAGAGGCTCAGACATGGTAGTTGCCTGTAAAGAATTAAGACAATGGCTCACCAAAGTTGGTAACTCGGCCAAGCCCCTTTACGAAGATTTCGAGAGTCTCATGGAATCTCATCCCTTCCAAGAACTCTGCCTTTCTCTGTATCAAAACATACCTCCCGAGAAGGACCATATTTGCTTAAGAAGCTGCGATGGATCTGAGCTGAAGATGGACAAGAGTCTTGCTACTGCTGAATCCCGGTTTTTGCAAGACCGCATTGATTCTAATCCTGATTTGCATGAGGTCGAGGTGCCCGTTGATAGAGACATTCTTTCACAAGTCATCGACTTCTGTAAGAAGAAATGGGATTTTTCTGGGGCACTGGTGAGTCATTTCAAGAGATGGGCCACTTTCTTCTTGGAGCGTAACAGAAATATTCTTTCCAATTTGAATGTG GCTGCCGACTATCTCTTCATCCCGAGCTTGTTGGAGTTGACAACAAATGCATTGGCAAATTCTGTGCAAACGAAGCTTCACCCCACGGCGGTGTGGACAACAATCCTTTTAAAGGACTACTTGACTAGTCATCATCCGATGTATCTTTGTTAG
- the LOC130939247 gene encoding uncharacterized protein LOC130939247, whose translation MKTSPNSEDEGADEESEDFCPVFREGIRFGELQMEVGMKFNTKWDFKEAVKGCPWVVYALRDHEDTCWQIKTFLNDHTCPREDKNRAANRNWVASKLVKKVRKYPNFKHCDAATYFKSRFDLTLNKNSISRALFDARNAVFGDEKEQYKMLRDYGLTLLKTNPGSTVEICCTPQPESDPVFDKMYVCLSGCKSGFKAGCRPLIGLDGAFLKTQFGGQILSAVGQDANHHIYIIAWAIVGVENKENWKWFLKLLHQDLGDYRQNGWCFISDMQKGLLPAMEEVMPRVHHRFCVWHLWQNFNKQWKDLQLRSLLWECARATTYQEFRDNMNKIKIINEDAWAYLSKWGGEHWTRSQFSHKPKLDSICNNACEVFNSKIKEARVKPIITLLEGVRMFVMRTIAKNKVKLANHVGDTGYEKFEVHGYPANHVVDLGKHLCTCQFWMLTGIPCVHACAALARVNKNPEDFCHKLVTMDSYRETYQHYINPIPGQTFWEVSESLKPQPPKIKRGPGLIWVGMCPRPPEHRSAAATTPFWYTRSPTTILGLRPVSIAC comes from the exons ATGAAAACTTCCCCCAATTCAGAGGATGAGGGGGCAGATGAGGAGTCCGAAGATTTTTGTCCTGTGTTCAGAGAAGGTATAAGGTTTGGAGAACTGCAAATGGAAGTTGGCATGAAATTCAACACAAAATGGGACTTTAAGGAGGCT GTGAAAGGATGTCCATGGGTGGTGTATGCATTAAGGGATCATGAAGATACTTGTTGGCAAATAAAGACATTCCTTAATGATCACACATGCCCAAGGGAAGATAAGAACAGGGCAGCTAACAGAAATTGGGTGGCGAGTAAACTAGTCAAGAAGGTTAGGAAGTACCCCAATTTTAAGCATTGTGATGCAGCCACTTACTTCAAGTCAAGGTTTGACTTGACCTTGAACAAGAACTCAATATCAAGGGCCCTCTTTGATGCACGTAATGCTGTGTTTGGGGATGAAAAGGAACAATACAAAATGCTGAGGGATTATGGTCTTACACTTCTCAAGACTAACCCTGGATCAACAGTTGAAATTTGTTGCACTCCCCAACCTGAGTCTGATccagtatttgataaaatgtaTGTGTGCTTGAGTGGTTGCAAGAGTGGTTTCAAAGCCGGATGCCGACCGTTGATTGGACTGGACGGTGCTTTCTTGAAAACTCAATTTGGTGGACAAATTCTATCGGCAGTGGGTCAGGATGCTAATCACCATATCTACATTATAGCGTGGGCAATTGTTGGAGTAGAAAACAAGGAGAATTGGAAGTGGTTTCTTAAGTTGCTACACCAGGACCTTGGAGACTATAGGCAAAATGGGTGGTGCTTTATCTCTGACATGCAGAAG GGTTTATTGCcggcaatggaagaggtgatgCCCCGTGTTCATCACCGCTTTTGTGTTTGGCACTTGTGGCAGAATTTTAACAAGCAATGGAAGGATTTACAACTAAGATCCTTGCTGTGGGAGTGTGCACGAGCCACCACGTATCAAGAGTTCAGAGATAATATGAACAAGATCAAGATTATCAACGAGGATGCATGGGCGTATCTATCAAAGTGGGGAGGAGAACACTGGACCAGGAGTCAATTCAGTCACAAGCCTAAATTGGATAGCATATGTAATAATGCGTGCGAGGTATTCAACTCAAAAATTAAAGAGGCCAGGGTCAAGCCAATCATTACTTTGCTTGAAGGTGTGAGAATGTTTGTCATGAGAACAATAGCTAAGAACAAGGTAAAATTAGCTAATCATGTGG GTGATACTGGTTATGAGAAATTTGAGGTACACGGTTACCCAGCCAACCATGTTGTTGATCTAGGAAAACACCTATGCACATGTCAATTTTGGATGCTGACAG GAATACCCTGTGTGCATGCATGTGCTGCACTAGCTAGGGTGAACAAGAATCCAGAGGATTTTTGCCACAAACTAGTTACTATGGACTCATATAGGGAGACATATCAGCATTATATTAATCCCATTCCTGGGCAGACTTTCTGGGAGGTTTCAGAATCTCTTAAGCCCCAACCTCCAAAGATTAAGAGGGGGCCAG GGCTTATTTGGGTTGGAATGTGTCCCAGACCACCGGAGCACAGGTCGGCAGCCGCAACCACACCATTCTGGTACACGCGTAGCCCTACTACGATTTTGGGTCTTCGCCCTGTATCCATTGCTTGTTGA
- the LOC130939246 gene encoding uncharacterized protein LOC130939246 — protein sequence MPESVTNPKPPSQEKHLPNPNDQSQAKPATYQKPKPPTNPQPKPPTNQKPKPPTNSKSNPPTKPILPKSVSTATSNSTLKSTLKKKKTTTTPNFRPCTRSVAKGKAVLKARQEGGDALSSDSYDSDEDSLYEPRIEDSSSSDDDDYDNDVCKAKTIKEDIKFKHSPAAAFAKDKEQVMSEDDAFVEEVSDGDVDLGFVGGTGDDAYNAYDPGADSDGANS from the coding sequence ATGCCAGAATCTGTCACGAATCCAAAACCTCCAAGTCAGGAGAAGCATCTTCCCAATCCAAATGATCAATCACAGGCAAAGCCTGCTACTTATCAAAAGCCAAAACCTCCCACTAATCCACAGCCGAAGCCTCCTACTAATCAAAAGCCAAAGCCTCCTACCAATTCAAAGTCGAATCCTCCTACGAAGCCTATTCTCCCTAAAAGTGTGTCAACAGCAACATCCAACTCCACACTAAAATCCaccttgaagaagaaaaagacaaCAACCACCCCTAATTTTAGGCCTTGTACGAGGAGTGTTGCTAAGGGAAAGGCGGTGTTGAAAGCACGACAGGAGGGAGGTGATGCACTATCGTCTGATTCATATGATAGTGACGAAGATAGTTTGTATGAGCCAAGGATCGAAGATAGTTCTTcgtctgatgatgatgattatgataATGATGTTTGTAAGGCTAAGACTATTAAGGAAGACATCAAATTTAAACATTCTCCTGCTGCTGCGTTTGCTAAGGATAAAGAGCAAGTTATGAGTGAGGATGATGCATTTGTTGAGGAGGTCTCAGATGGGGATGTGGACCTAGGCTTTGTGGGTGGAACAGGGGATGATGCATATAATGCATATGATCCAGGGGCTGACTCAGACGGGGCAAATTCATAG